In Rhodamnia argentea isolate NSW1041297 chromosome 1, ASM2092103v1, whole genome shotgun sequence, the genomic window tgaACAGGAACCGAGCCTTGAACCCGCCCGAAACTACCGATTCAAAATCGAAACCACCCCTCAAGTTTCGGTTCCGATTCACCTATGGCCATGAATCGGAATCCCCGATTCATGAATCGGAACTGGCCTGTTCGTGGCCGTCACTAGTGACAAGCTTCACGATTTCAGGTGAAAACATATGAAAAgcgaaaaagcaaaagaaaggaacCCATCAAATAATTGAGGacattttgatcaaaaaataaaaatgataattgagCACGTAAATTATCAAATGGGCCCACAGGATGACTGGCCAGGAAGTCACCATCAGAAAGAACGACCGAAAGGATTTGGTCGTCAACCTTAACCCCAACCGTGCACTTTCTCACTATCAATCGACCAAAGCCAAAAACAGAAGCATCAGATGGCTCCTCCGGACGACTGCGGTCACATCGTGATGCGACCTTTCATGGCTCATGGGCACCTCGTCCCCTTCCTCGCCCTCGTCGGTCGAATCCGGCGACGAAGCCGCTTCGCCGTCACCATCGCCAGCACTCCTGTCAACGTGCGCCGCCTCCGTTCCGCTGCCGTGGCGGACCCCACGCTCGCGGCCGTCGACTTCGCGGAGCTCGCCTTCCGCGCCTCCGACCACGGCCTGCCGTCCGACGCGGAGAGCACCGAGAACATGCCGCTGACCCAGATGGCGGCCCTCTGCCACGCGACTTTGAGCTTGAGAGCTCCCCTGGAAAGCCTGGTCGCGGCATCACCTGCTGGGAGGGTGGGCGGCCGCCCGTCTGCATAATCTCCGACATCTTCTTCGGCTGGGCAGTGGATGTGGCCAAGGCCTTCGGGACGAGGAACTACACCTTCATCACCTGCGGGGCATATAGGACCGCGGCGTACTTGTCCGTGTGGCTCCACCTCCCACACCGTGCGACGGAGTCCGGCAAGTTCGTGGTCCCGGGGTTCCCGGAACGATACCTCTTCGACAAGTCCCACCTCGTGGTGATGATCAGGGAGGCGGATGGGGACGACGTGTGCTCCAGATTCCTCCGCCCTCAGTTTGAGCTCACTCTCAATTCGAGCGGGTGGTTGTGTAACACGTCCGAGGAATTCGAGCCGGGCGGAGCGGCGGCCCTGAGAAACCTGGTGAAGCTTCCGGTCTGGACCATCGGTCCCCTTCTTCCCGACACGGTTGTCAGGAACGACGACACTTCAGGTTCCTTGAACTCCACCTCCGAACATCGCCCTGGAAAGCAGCTTGGGATCACCCCGGAGAGATGCGTCGAGTTTCTCAACGCGCACCCTCCGGGCTCTGTCGTGTACGTCTGCTTCGGTTCTCAAAGCACCATAACCGAGTCCAACATGAAGGAGCTCGCCGCTGGGCTCGAGGCCAGCGAAAGGCCGTTCATATGGGTCATGAGGCCGCCCCTCGGGTTCGACATGGGGAGCGAGATGAGGGACGAGTGGCTGCCACCAGGGTTCCAGGATCGAGTGACAAAGGTAGAGAAGAAGAGGGGGTTGCTGGCGAGGGACTGGGCACCACAGCTGGAGATCCTGCGGCACGGGTCGACCGGGGCGTTCCTCAGCCACTGTGGCTGGAACTCGACGATGGAGAGCCTGAGCCAGGGGGTGCCGATCATTGGGTGGCCGATGGCGGCGGAGCAGGCGTACAATGTGAAGATGATGGTGGAGGAGATGGGAGTCTGCATCGAGCTGGCGAGGGGAGCGGTGGGGGAGGTAAGCCGGGAGGAGGTGACAGGGCGATCGCGGCGGTGATGGATGCAAAGGGTGGTGGGAAAGGGGAGGAGTTGAGGGAGAGAGCCATGGAGGTGAGGGAGAAGATCAGGAGGGCAGTGAGAGAGGGAGACGGTTCTTCAGTTGAAGCAATGGATGAGTTTTTAAGGAATCTTGTGATGTCTTGATCGATACAGTGTAGAGGTTCGTTTTGAGTCATGGTCGTCGTCATGCAGTGGACACTCCCGACATGTTGTCCTCTTCGATCCGCCCTAACCAAGGTATTATTACCTACTTTGACTTGTCCTAAGTCTAGACTCGCGATTCTACACTTTTTCAAGAGATCACCCAACCGTTAAATTTAGATTTCACATGTATAGTGTTTCTAATGTTTGTTGGATGACCCAGCCGTTCCTTGTCCGAATCTTCTCGCTTCGAGGATCGCTCCCTACCCTTACTGGATGTGTGACTACGGTTGTCATGGACTTCTTTTTCTTGGGGGTGAGCTATAGCGGTCAAATGAGAACCACCGCTAATTTCCTCtagattttcctttcctttcttttctaattttagatGTTTTCGTGACCCGAAAATGAGAAAGAACCAACCAGACCCAACCAACTCGACCAATAAGATGTGGGTCGGTCGAGTTTTCCTCGCACCCTTTCGGTAGCGCTACATCGGTTTTGATTCATGTCAACTCGTGTTAGCATAAAACTTAAAACAACTCTGATAATTGACCTACTATGAAGGCGTGCAGATTAACGTTTTCACATCAGCGTTGCTCTTGAATTTTCCCTTTGTGATTCACAAGTTACACCAATCTTTGGTTACTCCAAATATCATTAATCTAACTTCCCTCTATTCCGATTCTTGAAGCATGAATAATAGGCCATTATCCCGACTTACATGAAATTCACTCCAACAGGGAAAGTCGCGATTTCTTCTCTATGAACGAGATCACGAATGATGGTTCAGAGTCGTATCTTAAAATTGGACCCTTGTATACTTGCGTATAGTTTgaaagatcatgaggaacattaCTCTAGAATGCCACTATGAAGATTTTACGAGCATGCTTTCGTCGATTGAAACCCTGGTCCAAGTGTGAAAATAATCCTATCAAGAACATGACATTATAGTTTCATTTGTGGATACTTTGGTACCGAATTTGTGATACCCGGGTTCGTAATGCGGTAAAGAGTGCAGCAAATCCGGTTCCAGGGCACCACAAAAACACGAGCAAATTGCTTTCGAACAAGAGATGGGCAGGTCAGAACAATGAGCTTTCCTCTACAGAGCCACTGGCCACCTACCACAGTCCAAATTTCGAGTATGCCACTATGGTGAAACCGATGATTATATTACCCGATCTCCAAGTCACGGGACACGCTCTAAAACTCGCTGTAGCGCCCTTTTAATTCCGTCCTGATCAAGCAATGTTGTCAATTGTATTTCTTGCACCTAGTATAAAGCAGGATCAgttatcagagagagagagagagagagcgagagggcAGTATGGAAAACTTACCTGCCTCCCAGCGCGAGCAAGAAGGATAAATTTCTTGTTTATTGGTGGTGCCTACGACGAAGAAAAAGGATGCAAGGTCAATCAAAGCTTATAGTCTCGGGATGAACCCATACTACCACCAAAGAGGAAGAACTCACATTGGAGAGCCAGAGTTGGAGGTCTTGCGAAACGACCCGTTTCTCAAAGCCTTGTCGATTAATACTCACATCCTCTATGCtgaaaagaggggaaaaaatgagtTAGGAACCTGAGATAACAATAAATGCGACGGAATGCTCCAACTAATGTATATACTAAAACGACAATTATTGACGTAGAAAAGTTTCCTAGATTTTTCACCCAAAGCAAAGCAACACCAGTCGTTTCGAGCATCCTACTCATGTATGAAATGCAACTATGTGCACGTGCCCATCACAATTCTGCTAATCAAATAAGCATTATGTGGtggaaattaatcttcaaataTCAGTGCATCTTATTGAAATCTTAACTGAGCCCAGAGAGCCTTGATGTAAAGGACTAAGGAGACTACAATATTACCAAGTTTGACACGAAGTTCATTGGGTTTTTGTTTAATGACAAATTTAACTCAACTGTTTCCATTTTATACTTGCAAAAAAGTTTGAGAGATATTGGACCGTACCCTTCCTCCTGTAGTAGTTCTTGAATAATTGTTTCAAGCCCAGGAAGAGGATCGATCTTGCTGCTGCTGTTAGTGCCTGAAGCATCAGAATTAACTGAGCCATCCTGTAAAAGAATGGTACTCTTAGAAAAACAAGAAGAGTATCAGGAACCTAATGAAAAAAAGCAGAAACTTATAAACATAAAACCTGAGGAATCACTTTGTCCAAAGTTTCAAGTAGTGGATCCTCCTCTAACTGCTTCATTGACAGAGTAATCCTTGACTTTTCTCTGCACCAACACAATCCAAACCACTTAGCTGAAGCTTAGGGTCAGCcaataatagagagagagagagagagcatatcAATAGTTAACTGAAATTTAAACTATTCCAGTTGACACCAAAAAAGGGAATCCAATAACAACAGCTCGTGAAGGTGATATTTCTGTTCAGACATAGTAACAAGCttttaggttgcgtttggtcatcCGGATTTCTAACTAGGATAGCATTGGATAGACTAAGCTATGAAATTCAGGGATTTTGCTATATCCTATTCATTATTTGGTGAATTGCAATAATAAAATCGGATATGTTTATATCCTATTCTGTTCATGTTTAGCACTTACgacatatcaatataaatgaatttgaaaatgcacaaacgaagataagaatctctcataattcaCTGTCAAATTTAGTAagagagataaaataaaatcattcacATGTGACTATGAAAAGTTTTGCCTCTCGCTACTTTCGTTAAACTTTAACGTGAACCACAAAGCTACGGAGGAGGAGTTTTTGACTCTCTTTCTACTTTCATAGGTTTTTTATGTGAACCATAAAgctaagaaggagaagaagttttGACTCTCTCGCTATTTTCGTAGAATTTTTTCGTGAACTTAAAAACTATATAAGAATtatgaaacttcaacatgaaccagAGATACATAAAAGGAGATGGAGATGCtagtttttttagaaatttcattacccctcattcttcgagaattagaagatcattttcaattttgaatatATTCACTTAAAATCTAGGTTCTTCTGcttcattttttaacttattttttaattctaaatctctttttatcataatttttatcCCTTCCATCGTTTctccataaaatttttattagatgACAAACTATAGTATTATACTTAAAATATATAATGATATAGATACTAGGTATATATATTGATATAAAATGgatattataaattataaataagaaTTATAATAAATACAAACgacaatattattttttttttgttattttgagttTCTTTCTAACATTTGCATTCAAATATAacttaaatttaattattattttaattttattatttaagaagtttgttattcagaaaaataatttttataccaTGAATAgaagaaatcctatccacctttatcccacaCCTCCCCACATGAGATAATTTACCAGGCTATATCCCCTTATATCTCACTTTATCCTATCCTAGGTAGGAACCAAACATAAGATAAAATTATCCTATCCCTATTGTGATAtggttttgacccaaaaaaaaaaaagacaaggccGTTAGAAAGGATTCACTTGACACTGTTGAAGTGGAATATCAGTCGATTGTCAATGTGGTACCATACCCACTCACAATAGAGCTCACACAACTTACTGAACCAGCCTTGACAATGCACGTGGACTTAGATTAGCACTCATCTGAACTGGTGCTTGACAGGTTCTGTCCCCAAAACAAAGATCTCATCCAACACCTATCACTAAAATCTAGAAAAACGAAAGGGGAATAAAAATCTTGCCAATATAGGATCACATCGCTTTTCAGATGGTAGATGGAGGCAAGGAACACTGCCCAACCAGATACCAAATAGTACACTAACGCGACATTAGCATTATCTCACTTTTGAAGTCTGCCAATCCTTTCTATTGAACAGTAATCTATAGATGGCTGGTGTACCATGACTAAAGCGTATCACTTGCATGTACGGGGACTAAAAAGTCTGATCCAGGCCccacaattttttggattgggAATTCCTTGCTGAAACTAAAGGATGTTCTATCGTAAATCTATCCTATATAACACCATAGTGTGCtaatataaaataatatatctgcTTGGATACCTCTGTGAAAGAATAGAATTAATAAGAAACATAATGACCACtaacaaatgaaaatagaaataacagAATGACTGTTAGGTTAAGGAGCCAAATGGTCCTTTCTTGTATATATATGTAGGCagctttaaaaaataaacctaCAATTGGCAGTTTGAGAGTGACTTTCAAGACCGACTATATTGGAAGGGCTTGGTCCAAGAAAAGGGTCCAGTGAACCCAAGAATATTCCCAGGAGAGGCGACTACTGGCAAACCCTAACTGAAACTTCTAACAACCTAGACTTCGCTCGGAGTGGTCTATCCTCATTCCTCGGTATTTTACTCGCTTGTCATACTATTCCTATGAACATTAGTGAGGTCACCCTGGCTGGAGGCAAGcaatagaagaagaaattatGCTCTTTAAACAATCAGACATGGGACCTCGTTCCTTTACAGCCAGGGAGAGAGCCATTGGGCACAAGTGGATGTTTTCTTATTAAGCTCACTTTGGATGGATCCTCTAGTAGGAAGCTCGAGTAGAAGGTATAATCAAGCTAATGGTATTGATTATTGTGATAGTGTTTTACCAATAGCCAAAGTTGCATCTATCAGGTTACTCACCAATGGCCAAGTTGCATCTATCACGTTACTCACCAATGGTCACTGCATCAACTGGATGTGAGAAATGGTTTTCCTCATGCTGCTCTGACAGAACAGGTGTATATAGAGCAACATCTTGGGTTTATTGCTCAGGGGAAGTCTAGAAAAGTCATATTAACTGAAACAGTCTCAAAGAGCGTGGTTTGGCAAGTTCAGTGTAGCACTTTAAAAACTATGGTCTCACTTGTAACGAACTTGGGCCTTTATCTCAGATTTGCTAAGTGCCCCGAAAGAATACAATTTATAAATGAAATCACCTAGTAGTCTGTCTTAGACATAAGACAAAAGGCAGAAGGAATCTTATACAGTTTCTTGCAGCCAACAGAATAAGTTGGTCCTTTTTCTTGCACCTCCCCATCCCGGAGCCCAGGTATCATACACCCCTCCAAAATAAAGAGCCTTGAACACTAGAAGAAGAGCACCTATACCTAACAAGATTAAGTGAATACCTGTCTGGCCCCAAAAAAGACACCAGATATGCAATAGAACATATCAGGCGAAGAATGAACTTTCATAGAAGCTATAGTTCATCAGCTGGCAGTTCACAATTCAACTTCAAATGCTAGTAACATGGCAGAAATAATCTAGTCTGGAATAGTAATGGGAAGAAACCTGCAAAAGGTACATTAAATAGAAACACAGCGAACTCACCTATCAATATTGATGACTTTGACCCTCACTTCATCACCTTCGCTTAGAATGTCTCTCACATCTTGAACTAAATCCCATGAAACCTCAGATACATGTACTAGTCCAGTAAGATGATACAATCCTGCACCACATAATAATGAAGCAGCATTGAGCATCTGAATGCAAAtgcaaggaaaacaaaagaaggtaaaaattaCCTACCATCAGGAAAACGTAAGTGAACAAATGCACCATAATCCTCAACGGAACCCACCCTGGCTTGAAAGATATCTCCTACATTGATCTGTTCAGAAAACTTAGACCAGACCGCttctttttcagaaaatattaatCTTCTGCCGTCTTCATCTGCTTGGATTACCTAGGAATTGAAACAAATTAAACCTAACCTCTTTCTGTTGAGAAGATCGTAGAAGGATATAAGGGCACTGCTGAAAGATTTCGTTGAACTATCATATAGTTACAGCAAGAATGGGGAAGGGAGAAGGTTGCAAAggtaagaaaatgaataaactGACCATTCTGACCAATTGACATAAATCACAAAGTTGATAAGACACAAATCTATCACATTAAATGCAGCAACCTACACAAGTATTGGCTTCACAACAAATCCAGATTTTACAAACTTCGAAGCAGTCTAGAGTTTATCCTTGACCCAAAACAATTACCAAAcgatgttctttttcttccaggtTGTGCaatttttaaggaaagaaaagggagaaaattggAAGACCAGGAAAGCAAGCTTTATGTTCAAGTAATAGGACTTCTTTGTGGTTTATGTTAAGAATATGCTAATGGCTCCTTTACTGGATGCTTGGGGCGATCGGAAAAGAATATTGTTGAAGTGTCCCTCAGAGCTTGTTTATGGAGTTTCAATGGGCTTTTTATGTTCTCGCTTtatctaataacttaagcttttggattggctTTTTTAATATAGTATCAGAGCTAGGTGCAGCCTGGAGTTTTTTCGTATGTGTGGCTCCCCATTTGTCAAGTTCACATGCAGCTTACTCTGGATTTCAAGTGAGAGGGGGGCATTACAATGTCCCACATAGCTTGCCTATGGAATTTCAATAAGCTTTAGATATATGTAGTTTCTATCTGACTAATAACTTAAGTTTCTTTGTTGTACTTTCTAACAATACTAATACATTTGTAGCATATTCTCTACATTTAGATCTTAGTCTGCCCACAAGAACTCGTATCCTGTTAGAACCTAATCTCTGGAGCTATTTCACTTAAATGACAAACACATGAGTTCTTTGCAACCATCACCTATGCAGCACAATTTTACTAGCGAAACCTAACAGGGCCATATTTGGAGTAACATCAATGAATTGTTTCAGAGACTATTTGAGGTCTACATGCTTTCCTTGATGAACGTACCCAGCAAGTGGACCACCTTGGACCACCCCCAAATTTTGGATACTGCGGCTACAAATCATTGCCCTCTTGCGAAAGAAAGATGAACCATGCTTACCTACTAAGAGATAAATCTTCCAGACATGCTTTCTAAGGCTTCAAATCATTTAATCTTTTCAGTGTCAATCCCTGTTCAAAGATCATTTCCTCAAAACAATTCTCCtcggggaaagaaaaagatcaaaTGCTTTTCCATCTATTGCACCGGAAGGTATAAGCACTATAAATTTCACAGAAGAGTTGGGATAAGCCATGGTCTGAACTTAATATTTATTCCACCGTCTACGTTACTGTCAATTAGTGGAGAAATCCTCTAAGGACAAACTTGTTAAGGCTAATAGCAACAAACAAATGTTTATTGGATTCATCGTATCTTGCTCAAGTATAAAGTGTTCGTATTCTGATGAAGCATTCTTAGTCCATTCATgacatgaaaatctcattgatACAGAAAGTTCAAAGGAAATTACTCTTGGTGACTGATGGGTTAAAATGGGTGGAAGGACTCATCCCGAAAGGCTAGCTTGCTAGGAAAGGGAGCCCAACCCATTATAACAAAGGAAGTTATTCGCAGTAAGCCACGAAAAGTAAAGAAATGAATCCACCAGCAATATGATTAAGAGTCTACAAGCAAACCATTAAAATCATGAATCCTACCTTCACAGGAACAACTGAGCCAATCAGAGCTTTCGCAACCTCTTGGATGTTTTTGTCTGGTTCTACAATGGATATAAATTATGGGTAAATGGCCATCATGACCGCAAGTATAAGATTGGGTGGAACTGGAATAAAATAAACTGGAACAAAAAAAGCAAGATAACAGAAGAGTGGAATCAGTGCAAAATATTAATCTCGGGGGGTCAGTGGTTTATTACAGCACCCAGATTTATTGATAAGAGAACTCCAttgattttctttgaaatattaTCTTCTGACAAACCGGGGTTCAACTTAAAGATATGCTTATATAGGGCATACAACAATATTCCACTCATATATATGAAAAGAGGGATATATCATTCAAGTTTATTTCAAAGGCCCCTTCCGGAAGTCCGGCTCTAAGCTTCCCTCTCCTAATTTCACAATGAATTGGTGGAACTTTTTCATCAATTGTTTTTCAATCTCTTAGAACTATATTGGTAGATTGGCATCCTAAATCCAGGAAAGCTAGATCAAGCTTGATTGATCatatcttgtaagaaggaagTAACGACAATTCTTTGGACTGAGAGGATCTTCATTCTATGAATCACAAAGATCTTACTGCTGCAGAGATACAGAATTTTAAAAATGTATCTTCATCTTACATAAAAGATGGAGCAAAATAAGGTTTTGCTCGTGAcaagcgtttttttttttttttttttttttttcgggttctAGATTCTGCTACTAGATTACAACAGGTATTTTCCACCTTTCCCCCCACACTCTCTTCATTATTCATGACTTGAAAAACAAATAGAAGCAAATCCACACAAAATTTATCATTAAACATGTGCAAACTACAAATATTCCAAGTAACCTTTATCTGAGGTTACAAACAATTCATAACTATGATAGAAAGGTTGATGATGAACCAAAAACTCATTTAATAACAAATGCACAAAGCTTAAGTAAACTGAGGACCTTTGCTGGTGGATCCATTTCTCAGGATACAAACAATTCATAACTATGATAGAAAAGCTGATGATGAACAAAAAACTCAATTAATAACAACTGCACAAAGCTGAAGTAAACTGAGGACCTTTGCAAGAATGCGATGGGCTCAACTGTGGGAAGGGTAGAAAGCCAACGAGAGAATAAAACTGGACCAACAATCCCCCTCCATTGAATCCTTCAACTCTTCCTGTATAAATCAGTCCACTCTTGGTATACGCCCTTGCTGCCTTCCAATCAGCGGACCTCTACCTCTTTGCAGAAGCTAGGTATTAGATGATaatgattaaaatgattttaaaaagaTGATATATAATAAAACTACGACGCCTCATGAAGTTAATATAAAGTAGCTTTTT contains:
- the LOC115757192 gene encoding 30S ribosomal protein S1 isoform X2 — protein: MPILTANLGLAGSSSITLFALSQLFTGDATSASMARHNGGSPKICLKYAISKRPFSFHGVVRASVSVSGDAYTKDGEEEAATASANAANGAPHPDAARQARRSADWKAARAYTKSGLIYTGRVEGFNGGGLLVQFYSLVGFLPFPQLSPSHSCKDKNIQEVAKALIGSVVPVKVIQADEDGRRLIFSEKEAVWSKFSEQINVGDIFQARVGSVEDYGAFVHLRFPDGLYHLTGLVHVSEVSWDLVQDVRDILSEGDEVRVKVINIDREKSRITLSMKQLEEDPLLETLDKVIPQDGSVNSDASGTNSSSKIDPLPGLETIIQELLQEEGIEDVSINRQGFEKRVVSQDLQLWLSNAPPINKKFILLARAGRQVQEIQLTTLLDQDGIKRALQRVLERVP
- the LOC115757192 gene encoding 30S ribosomal protein S1 isoform X1, which gives rise to MPILTANLGLAGSSSITLFALSQLFTGDATSASMARHNGGSPKICLKYAISKRPFSFHGVVRASVSVSGDAYTKDGEEEAATASANAANGAPHPDAARQARRSADWKAARAYTKSGLIYTGRVEGFNGGGLLVQFYSLVGFLPFPQLSPSHSCKEPDKNIQEVAKALIGSVVPVKVIQADEDGRRLIFSEKEAVWSKFSEQINVGDIFQARVGSVEDYGAFVHLRFPDGLYHLTGLVHVSEVSWDLVQDVRDILSEGDEVRVKVINIDREKSRITLSMKQLEEDPLLETLDKVIPQDGSVNSDASGTNSSSKIDPLPGLETIIQELLQEEGIEDVSINRQGFEKRVVSQDLQLWLSNAPPINKKFILLARAGRQVQEIQLTTLLDQDGIKRALQRVLERVP